From a region of the Sesamum indicum cultivar Zhongzhi No. 13 linkage group LG3, S_indicum_v1.0, whole genome shotgun sequence genome:
- the LOC105158139 gene encoding MADS-box transcription factor 23 isoform X2: MGRGKVELKRIENATNRQVTFSKRRNGLLKKAFELSVLCDAEVALLIFSPSGKAFQFSSHDMQRSIARYKSEVGMTKSNDQGITTMEVWRNEIEDMKRTVDDLEARDKYLSGENLSGLGMKELKQLERQLRIGVERIRSKKRRMIMDHINYLKRRHKDLQEENNNLQKKLHELGEANVTSAIISESNAATLFHM; the protein is encoded by the exons ATGGGAAGAGGAAAAGTAGAGCTGAAGAGAATAGAGAACGCGACAAACAGACAGGTGACTTTTTCCAAGAGAAGAAACGGATTGCTGAAGAAAGCTTTTGAGCTGTCTGTGCTCTGTGATGCTGAGGTTGCTCTCCTCATTTTCTCTCCTTCTGGAAAAGCATTCCAATTTTCCAGCCATGA CATGCAGAGGTCTATTGCAAGATACAAAAGTGAAGTTGGAATGACGAAATCAAATGATCAAGGCATCACAACCATGgag GTCTGGAGAAATGAAATTGAAGACATGAAGAGAACAGTTGATGATTTGGAAGCAAGGGATAA gtatTTGTCAGGAGAAAATCTGTCGGGATTAGGGATGAAAGAATTGAAACAATTAGAACGCCAGTTGAGAATTGGGGTCGAACGGATTCGCTCCAAgaag AGACGTATGATAATGGATCACATTAACTATCTCAAGAGAAGG CATAAGGACCTTCAAGAAGAGAACAACAATCTCCAAAAGAAA TTACATGAACTTGGAGAAGCCAATGTCACAAGCGCCATCATCTCAGAATCAAATGCAGCCACCCTATTTCATATGTGA
- the LOC105158138 gene encoding gamma carbonic anhydrase-like 2, mitochondrial, protein MATLARIGRRLPRALSITLPGRAFSAQAAQSAENPTPPAPVIRESPDRVKWDYRGQRKIIPLGQWAPKIAVDAYVAPNVVLAGQVVVYDGASVWNGAVLRGDLNKITVGFCSNVQERCVIHAAWSSPTGLPAETSIERFVTVGAYSLLRSCTIEPECIIGQHSILMEGSLVETHSILEAGSVVPPGRRIPSGELWAGNPAKFVRKLTHEETLEIPKLAVAINDLSKNYFSEFLPYSTVYLEVEKMKSSLGISI, encoded by the exons ATGGCAACACTAGCTCGTATAGGCAGAAGATTGCCCCGAGCCCTCTCAATCACTCTCCCGGGTCGGGCTTTCTCTGCACAGGCAGCCCAATCGGCAGAAAACCCGACCCCTCCAGCGCCAGTCATAAGGGAGTCGCCGGATCGAGTGAAATGGGACTATAGGGGCCAGAGAAAGATCATACCTTTGGGCCAGTGGGCTCCCAAGATCGCCGTCGATGCTTATGTGGCGCCTAATGTCGTTTTGGCCGGCCAGGTGGTGGTATATGACGGCGCTTCCGTGTGGAATGGCGCCGTTCTGCGTGGTGACCTTAACAAGATTACAGTTGGGTTTTGTTCGAATGTACAGGAACGGTGTGTTATCCACGCCGCTTGGTCTTCTCCTACAG GGCTGCCAGCAGAAACATCAATCGAAAGGTTTGTCACTGTTGGTGCATACAGTCTCTTAAGATCCTGCACAATTGAGCCCGAATGTATCATTGGGCAGCACTCTATCCTTATGGAGGGTTCTTTGGTCGAGACACATTCTATCCTTGAAGCTGGCTCTGTGGTTCCTCCAGGAAGGAGAATACCAAGCGGTGAGCTTTGGGCCGGAAATCCAGCAAAGTTTGTGAGGAAACTGACTCATGAGGAGACACTTGAGATCCCTAAACTTGCAGTTGCAATAAATGATCTGAGCAAAAACTACTTCTCAGAGTTTTTACCTTATTCGACTGTGTATTTGGAAGTAGAGAAGATGAAATCGTCCCTTGGGATTTCCATCTGA
- the LOC105158135 gene encoding SNF1-related protein kinase regulatory subunit gamma-1, whose translation MVVEEGETPRSPEAKLGMQVEDLWDVQEPQLSPTEKLNACFESIPVSAFPPDPSQVIEIRSDTSLADAVKLLARHKILSVPVVDVEAAEDATWIDRYIGIVEFAGIVVWILHQSEKMEGGSAFDSAMNGLDHDVGSAVAAAASGISSPRFRSMHPDSPTATCGKFFETLTSSDFYKNTKVGDISGSFRWAPFLALQKSNSFLTMLLLLSKYRMKSVPVIDLGDAKIDTIITQSAVIHMLEECAGLHWFESWGSKKLSELGLPLMKPSHMIKIYEDEPVLQAFKLMRQDGVGAVPVVASDGSKAIGNISIRDIQFLLITPGIYKEYRSITAKNFLTAVRSYLEQTQSESPLRSGILTCRRNDTLKEVIMKLDSMKIHRIYVVNETGNLEGVITLRDIISKLVHEPRGYFGDFFDGVLPLPANSRV comes from the exons ATGGTTGTGGAAGAAGGTGAAACGCCGAGGAGCCCAGAAGCTAAGCTGGGGATGCAAGTGGAGGATTTATGGGATGTGCAGGAACCGCAGCTGAGCCCAACTGAGAAGCTCAATGCTTGTTTTGAGAGTATTCCTGTATCTGCTTTCCCTCCTGATCCATCACAAG TTATTGAGATAAGATCCGATACAAGTCTGGCAGATGCTGTGAAGCTACTGGCCCGGCACAAAATACTTAGTGTTCCTGTGGTGGATGTCGAAGCAGCTGAAGATGCCACTTGGATTGACAGATACATAGGCATTGTAGAGTTTGCTGGCATTGTTGTATGGATTTTGCATCAG TCTGAAAAGATGGAAGGTGGCTCAGCATTTGATTCAGCCATGAATGGCTTAGATCATGATGTTGGATCTGCTGTCGCTGCGGCGGCTAGCGGAATTTCTTCTCCAAGGTTCAGAAGCATGCACCCTGACTCTCCAACTGCCACTTGTGGAAAATTTTTTGAGACTCTTACTTCATCTGACTTCTACAAAAATACAAAG GTTGGAGATATCTCAGGATCGTTTCGCTGGGCTCCATTTCTTGCTTTGCAGAAATCTAACTCTTTTTTGAcaatgctgctgctgctgtcaAAGTACAGAATGAAGAGCGTTCCGGTGATTGATTTAGGGGATGCTAAGATTGATACCATTATCACTCAAAGTGCCGTTATTCACATGCTAGAAGAATGTGCTGGGCTTCATTGGTTCGAAAGCTGGGGTTCAAAAAAGCTGTCTGAACTAGGTCTCCCCTTAATGAAACCAAGCCACATGATAAAG ATATATGAGGATGAGCCGGTGCTGCAGGCTTTTAAACTAATGAGACAAGATGGAGTTGGAGCTGTACCTGTTGTCGCAAGTGATGGAAGTAAGGCCATTGGTAATATAAGCATCAGAGATATCCAATTCCTTCTCATCACGCCCGGAATCTACAAGGAATACAG ATCTATCACAGCCAAGAACTTCCTGACAGCAGTTAGAAGCTATCTAGAGCAGACTCAGAGTGAGTCACCGTTGCGCAGCGGGATTTT GACCTGCCGCAGGAACGACACACTGAAAGAAGTCATTATGAAACTGGACTCTATGAAGATCCAccgcatttatgtggtaaacgAAACTGGAAATCTGGAGGGAGTCATCACACTCAGAGACATAATCTCGAAGCTGGTGCACGAGCCTCGTGGTTATTTTGGAGACTTCTTCGACGGCGTCCTGCCGCTGCCCGCCAATAGTAGGGTCTAA
- the LOC105158139 gene encoding MADS-box transcription factor 23 isoform X1, with product MGRGKVELKRIENATNRQVTFSKRRNGLLKKAFELSVLCDAEVALLIFSPSGKAFQFSSHDMQRSIARYKSEVGMTKSNDQGITTMEVWRNEIEDMKRTVDDLEARDKYLSGENLSGLGMKELKQLERQLRIGVERIRSKKRRMIMDHINYLKRRHKDLQEENNNLQKKVKLHELGEANVTSAIISESNAATLFHM from the exons ATGGGAAGAGGAAAAGTAGAGCTGAAGAGAATAGAGAACGCGACAAACAGACAGGTGACTTTTTCCAAGAGAAGAAACGGATTGCTGAAGAAAGCTTTTGAGCTGTCTGTGCTCTGTGATGCTGAGGTTGCTCTCCTCATTTTCTCTCCTTCTGGAAAAGCATTCCAATTTTCCAGCCATGA CATGCAGAGGTCTATTGCAAGATACAAAAGTGAAGTTGGAATGACGAAATCAAATGATCAAGGCATCACAACCATGgag GTCTGGAGAAATGAAATTGAAGACATGAAGAGAACAGTTGATGATTTGGAAGCAAGGGATAA gtatTTGTCAGGAGAAAATCTGTCGGGATTAGGGATGAAAGAATTGAAACAATTAGAACGCCAGTTGAGAATTGGGGTCGAACGGATTCGCTCCAAgaag AGACGTATGATAATGGATCACATTAACTATCTCAAGAGAAGG CATAAGGACCTTCAAGAAGAGAACAACAATCTCCAAAAGAAA GTCAAGTTACATGAACTTGGAGAAGCCAATGTCACAAGCGCCATCATCTCAGAATCAAATGCAGCCACCCTATTTCATATGTGA
- the LOC105158136 gene encoding exocyst complex component EXO70B1: MAATIEGQDKVLATAQRIVQSLGNTSDADDMLLILSAFDNRLSTLSSFVSSDENSSSGASVAPSSAVDPRLEAAERIILNEADLSSFTEYLNVVDEIIHLAEELNLNAVDASDDVRDRAENTLQLAMTRLEDEFRHGLIRNTVPLDPDRLHRSSLSSSAAAIAIAATEFLNDEETSESLEDVSSARYSHHSHGRGVSFGGDEMSLELIHPDAVIELREIAERMIRSGYEKECCQVYCSVRRDVIDECMVILGVEKLSIEEVQRIEWRSLDDKMKKWIQAVKVVVRGLLSSEKHLCEQIFSGSDLIREVCFLETSKGCVMQLLNFGEAVAIGKRSAEKLFRILDMYDALAQVLPDLQDLFMDEDAGDMVCSEAKGVLDGLGEAAIGTFVEFENAVQGESSRKPIQNGEIHPLARYVMNYAKLLVDYSDTLNLLLENVEVVSDKPERENTDNPEEETMSRIARRLLALITSLESNIEEKSRMYEDAAMQYIFLMNNILYIVKKVKDSELRNLLGDNWIKKRRGLIRQYATQYLRASWSKVLSCLKDEGIGGSSGNASKVALKERFKNFNACFEDIYRIQTAWKVPDPQLREELRISISEKVIPAYRSFMGRFGSQLESGRHAGRYIKYTPDDLENYLLDLFEGSPLILHHMRRKST; this comes from the coding sequence ATGGCGGCGACGATCGAAGGCCAGGATAAGGTGTTGGCCACCGCACAGCGGATTGTGCAGTCTCTGGGGAACACCTCCGACGCTGACGATATGCTGTTGATTCTGTCGGCCTTTGACAACCGCCTCTCTACTCTCTCGTCCTTCGTCTCCTCAGACGAGAATTCCTCCTCCGGCGCCTCGGTTGCCCCATCGTCGGCAGTGGATCCCCGACTTGAAGCCGCTGAGCGGATCATTTTGAACGAAGCCGATTTGTCTTCGTTTACTGAATACTTGAACGTGGTGGATGAGATCATTCATTTGGCCGAGGAATTGAACCTCAATGCCGTTGACGCCAGTGATGACGTCAGGGACCGTGCGGAGAATACCCTGCAGCTCGCCATGACTCGGTTGGAGGATGAGTTTCGTCACGGGCTGATCCGGAACACCGTCCCCCTCGACCCTGACCGCCTCCACCGCTCCTCACTTTCTTCCTCCGCTGCTGCTATAGCAATTGCTGCGACTGAGTTCTTGAATGACGAGGAGACGAGTGAGAGTCTTGAAGATGTGAGCAGCGCGCGCTACAGCCACCACAGCCATGGTAGGGGTGTGAGCTTTGGGGGGGATGAGATGTCTCTTGAATTGATCCACCCGGATGCTGTGATCGAACTGCGTGAGATTGCGGAGAGGATGATTCGATCTGGGTATGAGAAGGAATGCTGCCAGGTCTATTGTAGTGTTCGTCGTGATGTTATAGATGAATGTATGGTGATTCTTGGGGTGGAGAAATTGAGCATTGAAGAGGTTCAGAGGATTGAGTGGCGATCTCTGGATGATAAGATGAAGAAATGGATTCAAGCTGTTAAAGTAGTTGTTCGGGGTCTTCTATCTAGTGAGAAACATTTATGTGAGCAGATTTTTTCTGGGTCTGATTTGATTAGGGAAGTTTGCTTTCTAGAAACATCAAAAGGTTGCGTCATGCAGTTGTTGAATTTTGGTGAGGCAGTTGCGATTGGGAAGAGGTCTGCAGAGAAACTGTTTAGGATTCTTGATATGTATGATGCGTTAGCTCAGGTTTTACCTGATCTGCAGGACCTATTTATGGACGAAGATGCAGGTGATATGGTGTGTAGTGAGGCCAAAGGTGTATTAGATGGGTTAGGCGAGGCTGCTATTGGGACTTTTGTGGAGTTCGAAAATGCAGTTCAGGGAGAATCTTCGAGGAAGCCAATACAGAATGGTGAGATTCACCCACTTGCGCGATATGTTATGAATTATGCAAAGTTGCTTGTGGATTATAGTGATACTCTCAATTTACTTCTGGAGAATGTGGAGGTTGTGTCAGACAAGCCAGAGAGGGAGAACACTGATAATCCAGAAGAGGAAACCATGTCCAGAATTGCCCGGCGGCTGCTGGCACTGATTACTTCTTTGGAGTCAAATATTGAGGAGAAGTCGAGAATGTATGAGGATGCTGCAATgcagtatatatttttaatgaacaaTATACTTTACATTGTAAAGAAAGTGAAGGACTCTGAGTTGCGAAACCTTTTAGGTGATAACTGGATTAAAAAACGGCGGGGACTGATTCGACAGTATGCTACACAGTACCTTAGAGCATCATGGAGCAAGGTCTTATCTTGTTTGAAGGATGAAGGTATTGGTGGGAGCTCAGGTAATGCATCAAAGGTGGCTTTGAAGGAGAgatttaagaattttaatgCTTGCTTTGAGGACATTTACAGGATTCAGACAGCTTGGAAGGTCCCAGATCCTCAACTCCGTGAAGAACTTAGGATATCCATTTCTGAAAAAGTGATTCCAGCTTACCGCTCATTTATGGGAAGGTTTGGGAGTCAACTAGAAAGTGGAAGGCATGCAGGaagatacataaaatatactcCAGATGATTTAGAGAATTATTTGTTGGATTTATTTGAAGGATCACCCCTTATTCTGCATCATATGAGAAGAAAAAGTACATGA
- the LOC105158137 gene encoding F-box/LRR-repeat protein At5g63520 yields MEAQSIRSLRRMAKSKEETQRGSHGDISGIDDLGDDLMQNILGRLPASSFASAACVSRSWNSLCSSLLSSPRLSSAVSFNPSLENAVNEVFEKVLSEPIRPHFALASIGPSFSLQAALQLIDKKLGSRIPVIVNVSEGVIGRDVKTDQFVEVQWEVTMEEEDLGAVSMVENVNRGIILTVGFLPGLKAHIIPLFSGDKGPGSLLLDEFVMDIRESASAVSHSTSPAGIILLADRETDIKPILQTIECAFSEDTFIVGDGGSQFLYKSYNGNSITWQPGSTCAAVALLFARDRNKPGIGEIKFHVMLSTGISPLGNMYKAVSVKSNENSTWLTASRETVREHLDGQAILEDIYEELDDRIQYPAFYIGVTKRRRCSFVKEKARWMQFHEFHEVLGGDEEYLFVNSVGIKTRDPFRFYISDSRAALSSCNRVFDMLKDLKLDCDSMNNHASPSVTHCDKRQVFGGIIFSCCGRGDSFFGHPGIDSSPFLKNFPGVTFGGTYCAGEIGRGKLSLYDQGIEEGGSVKCSQHVYSAVYLVMSYCPPPLEQ; encoded by the exons ATGGAAGCACAGTCCATTCGATCACTGAGAAGAATGGCGAAATCTAAGGAGGAAACCCAGAGAGGCTCCCATGGAGATATCTCAGGAATCGATGATTTAGGAGATGATCTCATGCAAAACATCCTCGGCCGGCTGCCGGCCTCATCCTTCGCTTCGGCAGCGTGTGTTAGCCGCTCCTGGAATTCTCTGTGCAGTAGCCTCCTGTCTTCTCCTAGGCTATCTTCTGCTGTCTCGTTTAACCCTTCTCTTGAG AATGCTGTGAATGAGGTTTTTGAAAAGGTCTTATCCGAACCCATTCGACCTCATTTTGCGCTGGCCTCTATTGGTCCATCCTTCAGCTTGCAAGCAGCTCTGCAACTG ATTGACAAGAAATTGGGTTCCAGGATTCCTGTAATTGTCAATGTGTCTGAGGGAGTCATTGGTAGGGATGTGAAAACTGATCAGTTTGTAGAG GTACAATGGGAAGTAACTATGGAAGAGGAAGATCTTGGTGCTGTATCAATGGTGGAGAATGTGAACCGGGGAATTATATTGACAGTTGGGTTTCTACCTGGATTAAAGGCCCATATAATTCCTCTGTTTTCCGGAGATAAG GGACCTGGAAGTCTTCTCCTTGATGAATTTGTGATGGATATTAGAGAATCTGCATCAGCTGTTTCTCATTCAACATCTCCTGCCGGAATTATACTTTTGGCT GACCGAGAAACAGACATCAAGCCGATTCTCCAAACAATTG AATGCGCCTTCTCTGAGGACACTTTCATTGTGGGTGATGGAGGTAGTCAATTCTTGTATAAAAGTTATAATGGAAACAGTATTACGTGGCAGCCAGGTTCCACTTGTGCTGCAGTTGCCCTATTATTTGCAAGGGATAGGAACAAACCTG GTATTGGggaaattaaatttcatgtcATGTTATCAACCGGCATATCACCACTTGGTAACATGTATAAGGCAGTTTCTGttaaatcaaatgaaaattcaacttGGCTCACTGCATCGAGAGAAACAGTTCGTGAGCATCTTGATGGCCAAGCTATTTTAGAGGATATCTATGAAGAG CTAGACGATCGCATTCAGTATCCTGCGTTCTACATTGGAGTAACAAAAAGAAGACGGTGCTCATTTGTGAAGGAAAAAGCAAGATGGATGCAATTTCATGAGTTTCATGAAGTTCTGGG GGGAGATGAAGAATACCTATTTGTCAATTCTGTTGGCATCAAAACTCGAGACCCCTTTCGCTTTTACATCTCAGACTCCAGAGCTGCTCTGTCTTCTTGCAATAGAGTTTTCGATATGCTTAAGGATCTGAAATTAGATTGTGACTCCATGAACAATCATGCAAGTCCCAGTGTTACCCATTGTGACAAAAGACAAGTCTTCGGAGGCATTATCTTTTCCTGCTGTGGTCGTGGCGACTCTTTCTTTGGACACCCCGGTATTGATAGTTCCCCATTTCTGAAGAACTTTCCTGGGGTTACTTTTGGGGGAACTTATTGTGCTGGGGAAATCGGACGTGGGAAATTGAGCTTGTATGACCAAGGCATTGAAGAAGGCGGCTCCGTCAAATGCAGTCAGCATGTTTACAGCGCTGTTTACCTAGTTATGTCATACTGCCCACCACCACTAGAACAATAA